From Pseudomonas sp. CCI4.2, one genomic window encodes:
- the mnmH gene encoding tRNA 2-selenouridine(34) synthase MnmH, translating into MRDNSADYRHIFLNDIPLMDVRAPVEFDKGAFPLARNLPLMNDLEREKVGTCYKQQGQQAAIELGHQLVSGQTKQDRIDAWAAFVRSQPHGFLYCFRGGLRSQLTQQWLKNEAGIEYPRVLNGYKALRTYLMEVTESAVLECDFILVGGLTGSGKTEVLTKLSNALDLEGHANHRGSSFGKHATGQPAQISFENALSIDILKKRAAGVKQFVIEDEGRAVGSRAVPLTLFQGMQHYPLVWLEEPFENRVERILKDYVVDLCAEFIGVHGLEQGFGMFAAQLRQSLASIVKRLGGERYQRLSAVMDSALAEQEKSGAVDLHREWISGMLGEYYDPMYAYQRDSKGPRIEFSGEHAAMIEYLKDRQHRQG; encoded by the coding sequence ATGCGGGACAACAGCGCCGACTACCGCCACATCTTTCTTAACGACATCCCGCTGATGGACGTCCGTGCCCCGGTCGAATTCGACAAGGGCGCTTTTCCGTTGGCGCGCAATCTGCCGCTAATGAACGATCTAGAGCGGGAGAAGGTTGGCACCTGTTACAAGCAACAAGGCCAACAGGCGGCCATCGAGCTGGGCCATCAATTGGTCTCTGGCCAGACTAAACAAGACCGGATCGACGCGTGGGCCGCGTTCGTCCGCTCTCAGCCGCACGGTTTTTTGTATTGCTTCCGAGGCGGACTGCGTTCGCAACTGACCCAACAATGGCTCAAAAACGAGGCCGGGATTGAATACCCACGGGTGCTCAACGGTTACAAGGCCCTGCGGACGTACCTGATGGAGGTCACTGAAAGCGCGGTATTGGAGTGCGATTTCATATTGGTGGGCGGGCTGACCGGGTCGGGCAAGACAGAGGTGTTGACCAAACTGAGCAACGCCCTGGACCTGGAAGGCCACGCGAACCATCGTGGATCCAGCTTTGGCAAGCATGCGACCGGGCAACCGGCGCAAATCAGCTTTGAAAACGCGTTGTCCATCGACATCCTCAAGAAGCGCGCCGCGGGCGTGAAGCAATTCGTGATCGAAGACGAAGGCCGTGCTGTAGGCAGTCGCGCGGTTCCGTTGACCTTGTTTCAGGGCATGCAGCACTACCCGCTGGTATGGCTTGAAGAGCCGTTTGAGAACCGGGTCGAACGGATTTTGAAAGACTACGTGGTCGACCTGTGCGCCGAGTTTATTGGGGTGCATGGGCTTGAGCAGGGTTTTGGTATGTTTGCCGCACAACTGCGTCAGAGCCTCGCCAGCATCGTCAAACGCTTGGGCGGCGAACGCTATCAGCGTCTCTCAGCGGTGATGGACAGCGCGCTGGCCGAGCAGGAAAAATCCGGTGCGGTGGACCTGCATCGCGAGTGGATAAGCGGGATGTTGGGCGAGTATTACGACCCCATGTACGCCTACCAACGCGACAGCAAGGGGCCGCGTATCGAGTTTTCCGGCGAACATGCGGCGATGATTGAGTATTTGAAAGACCGTCAGCATCGGCAGGGCTGA
- the selD gene encoding selenide, water dikinase SelD yields the protein MSEPIRLTQYSHGAGCGCKISPEVLEVILAGSGAQNLDPKLWVGNASRDDAAVYAIDEERGVVSTTDFFMPIVDDPFDFGRIAATNAISDIYAMGGDPIMAIAILGWPVNLLAPEVAREVIRGGRAVCDAAGIALAGGHSIDAPEPIFGLAVTGLVEKRFMKRNDTATEGCKLYLTKPLGIGILTTAEKKGLLRAEDQGVARDLMCTLNKPGSRFARLEGVKAMTDVTGFGLLGHLVEMADGAKLTARIDFAAVPRLPSVEFYLEKNCVPGGTHRNFDSYSARLTPLAPMQKLLLCDPQTSGGLLVAVEPAGQEAFLAMAEELGLNLSVIGEFIGRQSHAVEVF from the coding sequence ATGAGCGAGCCGATCCGCCTTACCCAATACAGTCATGGCGCCGGTTGTGGCTGCAAAATCTCTCCCGAAGTACTGGAAGTGATCCTTGCCGGCAGCGGCGCGCAGAACCTCGATCCAAAGCTCTGGGTCGGCAATGCCTCGCGTGACGATGCGGCGGTGTATGCCATCGACGAAGAGCGCGGCGTGGTCTCGACCACCGATTTTTTCATGCCCATCGTCGATGACCCGTTCGATTTCGGTCGGATCGCGGCTACCAACGCCATCAGCGACATTTATGCGATGGGCGGCGATCCGATCATGGCGATTGCCATCCTGGGTTGGCCGGTCAACCTGCTGGCGCCGGAAGTGGCCCGTGAAGTGATTCGCGGCGGCCGAGCCGTGTGTGATGCGGCAGGTATTGCGCTGGCGGGCGGGCATTCGATTGATGCGCCTGAGCCAATTTTCGGTCTGGCGGTCACCGGCTTGGTGGAAAAGCGCTTCATGAAGCGTAACGACACCGCCACCGAAGGCTGCAAGCTGTACCTGACCAAGCCGCTGGGCATTGGCATCCTTACCACTGCCGAAAAGAAAGGCTTGCTGAGGGCCGAGGACCAAGGCGTCGCCCGGGACTTGATGTGTACGCTGAACAAGCCGGGCAGTCGTTTCGCCCGGCTTGAAGGGGTCAAGGCCATGACCGATGTCACCGGGTTTGGTCTGCTAGGGCATCTGGTTGAAATGGCCGACGGCGCCAAGCTGACCGCGCGTATCGATTTCGCGGCCGTGCCGCGTTTGCCCAGTGTTGAGTTCTACCTGGAGAAAAACTGCGTGCCCGGTGGCACACACCGTAATTTCGACAGCTACAGCGCTCGCCTCACGCCGCTGGCCCCGATGCAAAAACTCCTGCTGTGTGACCCACAAACCAGCGGAGGGTTATTAGTGGCCGTCGAACCTGCGGGACAGGAAGCGTTCTTGGCTATGGCTGAAGAGCTGGGCCTGAATTTGTCGGTGATTGGCGAATTCATCGGCCGACAGAGCCACGCGGTAGAGGTGTTCTGA
- the lhpI gene encoding bifunctional Delta(1)-pyrroline-2-carboxylate/Delta(1)-piperideine-2-carboxylate reductase produces MKVFNETETAALLPIRELIAALRVAAQQVVDGDIVSPERLVVALRDGGVMLSMPATSDDIAIHKLVNVNPRNRNEGLPTIHGQVVACDALSGVMLFQVDGPTVTGRRTAAVTLLGISCLLPQAPRSVLIIGGGTQAGNHVQAIAEVYPDAVIRVRGSSVQSAQAFVERFKASAPNLVVEDLAHPSDTEVVITVTTSKTPVHFEPARPDCLVIGVGAFTPDAAEICADVINASTVYVDDPLGATHEAGDLILANIEWARVKSLASALINKPDFSRPIVFKTVGTGAWDLAACRVIKANLEKR; encoded by the coding sequence ATGAAAGTATTCAACGAAACTGAAACAGCCGCACTTTTGCCCATCCGTGAATTGATAGCGGCATTACGCGTTGCTGCGCAGCAAGTCGTCGATGGCGACATTGTGAGTCCCGAACGCTTGGTGGTGGCCCTCAGAGACGGCGGCGTGATGCTGTCGATGCCTGCCACGTCGGATGACATCGCCATTCATAAGCTGGTGAACGTCAATCCCCGCAACCGCAACGAAGGGCTGCCAACGATTCACGGGCAAGTGGTTGCCTGTGATGCGTTGAGCGGTGTCATGTTGTTCCAAGTGGATGGCCCGACCGTCACCGGCAGAAGAACCGCCGCTGTGACCCTGCTCGGCATCAGTTGCCTGCTGCCACAGGCGCCGCGTTCGGTGCTGATCATTGGCGGCGGCACGCAAGCGGGCAACCACGTGCAAGCGATTGCCGAGGTCTACCCCGACGCGGTGATTCGGGTGCGTGGCAGTTCGGTGCAGAGTGCCCAGGCGTTCGTTGAACGGTTCAAAGCCAGCGCGCCCAACTTGGTCGTTGAAGACCTCGCCCATCCATCGGACACAGAGGTGGTCATCACGGTGACTACCAGTAAAACCCCGGTTCACTTTGAGCCGGCCCGCCCCGATTGCTTGGTCATCGGCGTCGGCGCGTTCACCCCGGACGCGGCCGAAATCTGCGCTGACGTGATCAACGCCAGCACGGTTTATGTGGATGACCCTTTGGGCGCCACCCACGAAGCGGGTGACTTGATCTTGGCCAACATTGAGTGGGCGCGGGTAAAATCCTTGGCCTCTGCATTGATCAACAAGCCTGACTTCTCCCGGCCCATTGTCTTCAAAACCGTGGGCACCGGGGCCTGGGATCTGGCGGCCTGCCGAGTGATCAAAGCCAATCTCGAAAAGCGCTGA
- a CDS encoding DUF2252 family protein, whose product MKLPRPQDRLELLDSRRNEKMARSAHAYVRGNTVQFYEWLHSQRGRRLPHGPNVWICGDCHVGNLGPTGDIHGRIDINIRDLDQAVIGNPTHDLVRLALSLAMAARGSDLPGVTTARMLEEMMRGYAQAFIKGPGEDPERPSQVKGGMRTAVQRTWKHLARERIENERPTIPLGKSFWPLSRAEKAEIKLLCATPDIHKLVTSLKGRPNDASVELLDSAYWVKGCSSLGLMRYAVLLGVGGDEEQDYCLIDVKEAIAAAAPRAPRAHMPRDNARRVVEGARQLSPALGERMLATRFLDHGVFIRELLPQDMKLELDTLNETDAMRAAGYLARIVGIAHARQMDDDLRKSWLADLQLNRSKNLDAPSWLWTSVVQLVGSHEEGYLEHCRRYALETGR is encoded by the coding sequence ATGAAACTACCGCGCCCCCAGGATCGGCTTGAGCTACTCGACAGCCGTCGTAATGAAAAAATGGCCCGCTCGGCCCATGCCTACGTGCGCGGCAATACGGTTCAGTTTTATGAATGGCTGCACAGCCAACGCGGAAGACGCTTGCCCCACGGGCCGAATGTGTGGATTTGTGGCGATTGTCACGTGGGTAATCTGGGGCCGACCGGGGATATCCACGGCCGTATAGACATCAATATTCGCGACCTGGACCAGGCGGTGATTGGCAACCCGACCCATGACCTGGTCCGGTTGGCGTTGTCGCTGGCCATGGCCGCCCGTGGTTCGGACCTGCCGGGTGTGACTACCGCGCGCATGCTCGAGGAAATGATGCGCGGCTACGCACAGGCGTTCATCAAAGGGCCGGGCGAGGATCCGGAACGTCCAAGCCAAGTAAAAGGTGGCATGCGCACCGCCGTGCAGCGCACCTGGAAGCATTTGGCGCGTGAACGTATCGAAAACGAACGCCCGACGATTCCGCTGGGTAAAAGTTTTTGGCCATTGTCCCGCGCTGAAAAAGCCGAAATAAAACTGCTATGCGCCACACCCGACATTCATAAATTAGTGACGTCCCTTAAAGGCCGACCTAATGATGCAAGTGTCGAGTTGCTCGATTCGGCGTATTGGGTCAAGGGCTGCAGCTCCTTGGGGTTAATGCGCTATGCGGTACTCCTCGGGGTTGGCGGTGACGAGGAGCAGGATTACTGCCTGATTGATGTCAAAGAAGCCATCGCCGCCGCAGCGCCCCGGGCCCCCCGCGCTCATATGCCACGGGACAATGCCCGCCGGGTCGTCGAAGGGGCGCGTCAGTTGTCTCCGGCCTTGGGCGAGCGGATGCTGGCAACCCGTTTTCTCGACCACGGTGTGTTCATTCGCGAACTGCTGCCGCAAGACATGAAGCTGGAGCTGGACACGCTGAATGAAACCGACGCCATGCGTGCGGCGGGTTATCTGGCGCGAATAGTCGGTATCGCCCATGCCCGGCAGATGGACGATGACCTGCGCAAAAGCTGGCTGGCTGATTTGCAGCTCAACCGCTCCAAGAACCTGGATGCGCCGTCATGGCTTTGGACCAGCGTGGTGCAGTTGGTGGGCAGCCATGAGGAGGGCTATCTCGAACATTGCCGTCGCTACGCGCTGGAAACCGGGCGCTAA
- a CDS encoding FKBP-type peptidyl-prolyl cis-trans isomerase: MSIELEVIDIQLGDGKEVVKGALITTQYTGYLKDGTVFDSSHERGKPFQCVIGTGRVIKGWDQGLMGMKVGGKRKLSVPAHLAYGERHMGAHIKPNSDLTFEIELLEVLTRDD; encoded by the coding sequence ATGAGCATTGAATTAGAGGTCATCGACATCCAGCTGGGTGATGGCAAGGAGGTGGTCAAAGGTGCACTGATCACCACCCAGTACACCGGGTATCTAAAAGACGGCACGGTATTCGATTCATCCCACGAACGCGGCAAACCCTTCCAATGCGTGATTGGCACCGGACGGGTGATCAAAGGCTGGGATCAAGGACTGATGGGCATGAAAGTCGGCGGCAAGCGCAAGCTGTCAGTGCCCGCCCACCTGGCGTACGGCGAACGACACATGGGCGCGCACATCAAACCGAACTCCGACCTGACCTTTGAGATCGAACTGTTGGAAGTGCTGACGCGGGATGATTGA